In a single window of the Palaemon carinicauda isolate YSFRI2023 chromosome 10, ASM3689809v2, whole genome shotgun sequence genome:
- the LOC137647833 gene encoding uncharacterized protein, translating to MFRRLDDKYGNPCKLTDAIVSELKSLKLLHDGDSKRLAAQMSNNPDVKCPPKWCWYHGVDGHSIYDCYAFKSLSNYDKFAQLKRNNACYKCVNLGHFSKFCIVSGVSSCDVMVNGKKCGREHHKMLHSLLYKPTTFTVVTSNLVSRDGHLLMVSGLRYHQTDINVLWDSGSNVSLITHQKAQELGLNGRDVQITITKVGNKTETVSSKEYTVPVVDIYGVKWEIIACGIDEITTPVEKVDMNVVSCLFKSLNGLHISRPFGVIHLLIGIDYCVLMPQVIETNGNLQLMLNQFGYVVRGFHPQLTSRCYQSNVSVRINHMDITDVNEITSVPRKTIKDVLDNYLSIESLGTSCHPKCSGCKCGNCTPGQSNCTLKEERELAQISHGLSFNSAKNRWSVAYPWHCHRFLWYDFKVDVKPDHYMLTCVPFGDKPSGTIGMLALKLTAEMSKDEYPVATQIILNNSYVDDILGSCDSIEIANELMKQTERIIGRGGFKIKHWILSSKENYENPNVKVTKWEKEKVLGIVWDPHRDRLVYEVKINFSPKHRKIHTEPNLAPDDLMVNVPQYLNRRMLLSQITSQYDPLGLVCPETLRAKLLMRQLISRTEVIEGKVSHYDWDSAVSTDIRNEWLSYFQMLFELQSFSFPRCVKVEGTIGKPMLVIFSDGFSSAYGACAYVRWELSDGRFCSRLLMAKSRLAPLKQLSIPWVELYGALVAARMRETIVKEMNFEFESVMHIVDSAIVRAQIQKESYGFGTFTATKIAEIQSKTDVGEWSWVSGDNNPADLTTKPAKLIDLGQESMWQMGPAFLTLPISKWPIRKNHIGDLPDRVGVFVSHTCFTVNTVEMSLVFQISRFESSEKLLRVTSRVLKAFKFKSFKGIFQTPNIDEISQAEMMWVREIQSRLGKDWESRYRRLGPSVNKDGLIVVGQRIPRWLKNNYDQDGFVLLSPDHEFVKLYVKTIHRQFHSGVENTLAKIQSTFWVPRVRNMIKSVKFKCVTCRKLTKEIAGQVMGQLPLERLKPSPPFAYTALDLYGPFFIRDTVKGRTKGKAYGVIFNCLSTRAVHLDLIEGYSAKDFLDGLRRFVSLRGCPKEIYSDRGTQLTAAEKELRNATEIFKIKWIFNASADAPWQNGVSESLIKSVKRSLTIAIGDNILTFSKLQTTLYEIANLLNERPIGIKPGCDPELGRYLCPNDLLLGRTQNAVLKGEFERFPSHESRLKFHEGITDTFWRKWMRDFFPTMLIRQKWHVEKRNLQVGDLVLFQDSNVVRGNWKLAEVLLADKGKDKKVRNVTLRYKPIKSGITYKGERDVIVKRSAHRIVVILPIEERLDLP from the exons ATGTTCCGACGCCTTGACGATAAGTATGGTAATCCTTGTAAGCTAACGGACGCTATTGTGAGTGAATTGAAAAGCCTTAAGCTTCTGCACGACGGAGATTCGAAAAG GTTAGCAGCCCAAATGTCAAATAATCCTGATGTCAAATGTCCTCCTAAATGGTGTTGGTATCATGGTGTAGACGGTCATTCCATTTATGATTGCTATGCCTTCAAGAGTTTGAGCAATTATGATAAGTTTGCTCAACTCAAGAGAAACAATGCATGTTATAAGTGTGTTAACTTGGGCCATTTTTCTAAGTTTTGCATTGTGTCTGGTGTCAGTTCTTGTGATGTAATGGTCAATGGTAAAAAGTGTGGTAGGGAACATCACAAAATGTTACACTCTCTTCTATATAAACCTACTACTTTCACTGTTGTAACTAGCAATTTGGTGTCTAGAGATGGTCATTTATTAATGGTGAGTGGCTTAAGGTATCACCAAACTGATATTAATGTGCTATGGGATAGTGGTAGCAATGTGTCGCTAATCACTCATCAAAAGGCCCAAGAATTAGGACTTAACGGAAGAGATGTGCAAATAACCATAACCAAAGTGGGAAATAAAACTGAGACAGTATCCTCTAAAGAGTATACAGTTCCTGTGGTGGATATCTATGGAGTGAAATGGGAAATTATTGCCTGTGGTATAGATGAAATAACTACTCCTgttgagaaagttgatatgaatgtCGTTAGTTGTTTGTTCAAAAGTTTAAACGGTCTTCACATTTCAAGACCCTTTGGAGTAATACATTTATTAATAGGCATTGATTACTGTGTCCTTATGCCTCAAGTTATTGAAACGAATGGTAACCTTCAACTCATGTTAAACCAATTTGGCTATGTTGTTAGAGGATTTCACCCACAATTAACTTCCCGCTGTTATCAATCCAATGTCAGTGTAAGAATCAATCACATGGATATTACAGACGTCAATGAGATTACTTCAGTTCCCAGGAAAACCATTAAAGACGTGTTGGATAATTACTTAAGTATTGAGAGCCTGGGTACTTCTTGTCACCCTAAGTGTTCTGGATGTAAATGCGGTAATTGTACCCCTGGTCAAAGTAATTGTACccttaaagaagaaagagaattgGCTCAAATATCACATGGTTTATCATTTAATTCAGCTAAGAATAGATGGAGTGTCGCTTACCCCTgg cactgtcataggtttctttggtaTGATTTCAAGGTTGATGTTAAGCCAGATCATTATATGTTGACTTGTGTCCCATTTGGGGACAAACCCAGTGGAACTATTGGTATGCTTGCTTTGAAATTAACAGCAGAGATGAGTAAGGATGAATACCCTGTAGCTACGCAGATCATTCTGAATAATagctatgttgatgacatattgGGAAGCTGTGAcagcatagagattgcaaacgaactgATGAAACAAACTGAAAGAATTATAGGTCGTGGAGGTTTTAAAATTAAGCATTGGATTTTATCTAGCAAGGAAAATTATGAGAATCCCAATGTTAAAGTGACtaaatgggaaaaggaaaaggttttagGAATTGTGTGGGATCCTCATAGAGACCGGTTAGTATATgaagttaaaataaatttttctccaaAGCATAGGAAAATTCATACTGAACCTAACTTGGCGCCAGATGATCTCATGGTTAATGTGCCACAGTATTTAAATAGAAGAATGTTGTTAAGTCAAATCACATCTCAGTATGATCCTTTAGGGCTAGTTTGTCCGGAAACTTTAAGAGCTAAATTGCTGATGAGACAACTAATTTCCAGGACAGAGGTGATTGAAGGAAAAGTTAGCCATTATGATTGGGATAGTGCAGTGTCGACAGATATTAGGAATGAGTGGTTAAGTTATTTCCAGATGTTGTTTGAGCTTCAGTCTTTCAGCTTCCCTAGGTGTGTCAAAGTAGAAGGTACCATCGGTAAACCAATGCTGGTGATTTTCTCTGATGGGTTTAGTTCTGCATATGGAGCTTGTGCTTATGTGCGATGGGAATTGTCTGATGGAAGATTCTGTTCCAGGTTGCTAATGGCAAAATCTAGGCTTGCACCACTCAAACAGTTATCCATTCCCTGGGTTGAACTATATGGGGCCTTAGTGGCAGCTAGAATGAGAGAAACTATAGTGAAGGAAATGAATTTTGAATTTGAATCGGTGATGCACATCGTTGATTCTGCAATAGTTCGTGCCCAGATTCAGAAAGAAAGCTATGGCTTTGGCACCTTTACTGCAACAAAAATTgctgaaattcaaagtaaaaccGATGTGGGAGAATGGTCGTGGGTTTCAGGTGATAACAACCCAGCAGACTTGACCACCAAACCTGCTAAGCTCATCGATTTGGGTCAAGAATCAATGTGGCAAATGGGACCGGCGTTCCTTACTCTCCCAATCAGTAAGTGGCCAATAAGGAAAAATCATATTGGTGATTTGCCTGACAGGGTGGGTGTCTTTGTTTCGCACACTTGTTTTACTGTGAATACTGTAGAAATGTCTTTAGTGTTTCAAATATCAAGATTTGAAAGTAGTGAAAAATTGCTCAGAGTCACTAGTAGAGTCCTTAAGGCTTTCAAATTTAAATCGTTCAAGGGAATATTTCAAACTCCTAATATAGATGAAATCTCTCAAGCAGAGATGATGTGGGTGAGAGAAATTCAATCCAGACTTGGTAAAGATTGGGagtccagatatcgcagacttggcCCTAGTGTAAATAAGGATGGTTTAATTGTGGTAGGCCAACGTATTCCTAGGTGGTTAAAGAACAATTATGATCAGGATGGGTTTGTATTACTCTCTCCTGATCATGAATTTGTCaaattatatgtaaaaaccatTCATCGCCAATTTCATTCTGGAGTGGAAAACACCCTTGCGAAAATTCAATCTACGTTTTGGGTACCAAGAGTTCGGAACATGATCAAGTCCGTAAAATTTAAATGCGTGACCTGTAGGAAGTTGACAAAGGAAATAGCCGGGCAAGTCATGGGACAATTACCTCTAGAGCGTCTAAAACCCTCCCCACCGTTTGCTTATACTGCTCTTGATTTATATGGACCTTTCTTTATCAGGGATACGGTTAAGGGTAGAACTAAAGGTAAAGCCTATGGGGTAATCTTTAATTGTTTATCGACCCGTGCAGTTCATTTAGATCTAATTGAGGGTTATAGTGCAAAAGATTTCCTTGATGGGCTCCGTAGATTTGTATCACTCCGAGGATGTCCTAAAGAAATATATTCTGATAGGGGTACCCAATTAACTGCTGCTGAGAAGGAACTAAGGAATGCAACAGAGATTTTTAAAATAAAGTGGATCTTCAATGCTTCTGCTGATGCACCTTGGCAAAATGGAGTCAGTGAGAGTCTTATCAAATCTGTCAAAAGGAGTTTGACCATAGCTATTGGTGATAACATTTTAACTTTCAGTAAATTACAAACCACCCTTTATGAAATTGCAAATTTACTAAATGAAAGACCCATTGGTATAAAACCCGGCTGCGATCCCGAACTAGGAAGGTATCTTTGCCCAAATGATCTTTTGCTTGGGCGTACACAAAATGCAGTCCTGAAAGGAGAATTTGAACGCTTCCCTAGTCATGAATCAAGATTGAAATTTCATGAAGGCATAACAGATACTTTTTGGAGAAAATGGATGCGTGACTTTTTCCCCACTATGCTGATACGTCAAAAATGGCATGTAGAAAAGCGTAACTTGCAAGTAGGGGATCTTGTATTGTTTCAGGATAGTAATGTGGTGCGGGGTAATTGGAAGTTAGCGGAAGTCTTGCTGGCAGATAAGGGTAAAGATAAGAAAGTTAGAAATGTCACACTGAGGTACAAACCAATAAAGTCTGGTATTACATACAAGGGAGAAAGGGATGTAATTGTGAAACGATCTGCTCATAGAATTGTTGTAATTTTGCCCATCGAGGAACGTCTCGATCTACCAtag